A genome region from Corynebacterium uberis includes the following:
- the pepN gene encoding aminopeptidase N, whose translation MTSTNLTRTEAVARAALITVEHYDISLDLSDNCGASDSPHRTATFPSTTTVTFTAREAGDTFIDLRATALESATLDGTDITPAGDYDEEHGLALTGLTAGTHELTVTAQCVYSRSGQGLHRFVDPADDETYLYTQFETADAKRMFACFDQPDMKATYALSITVPEHWTVISNAAQQVSEPENGTRTHTSTIDYQLSTYLVAVCAGPYHEVRDQWDGELTHHPETPEDQPTELSVPLGLYCRQSLAQYLDSDRLFTETKQGFDFYHRNFGVAYPFNKYDQVFCPEYNMGAMENAGCVTIRDEYVFSSKATHYRYERRADTVLHELAHMWFGDLVTMRWWDDLWLNESFATWSAAISQAEETAYDTAWVTFANVEKAWAYQQDQLPSTHPVSTDASDLETVEQNFDGITYAKGASVLKQLQAYVGRENFFAGVRRHFAAHRWSNATFEDLLKALEAASGRDLSDWAGQWLKTTGISQLSPDFAVTDGHYSSFAVTQGGDVRTHRIAVGLYSLSDAAVTRTQRVELDVTGPRTEVPELVGAPAADLVLVNDDDLTYCLMGLDEASKDFLLAHIAEISDPMARTLCWSAAWEMTRAGQLPAREFVALVARGAQAETQLAVLEKILAQAATAVSRYADPQWAHTTGRDLLANALLDGAQNAEPEAALIFARQLAAVELNDAAAEFLTGQLDGTDSDNEQRWLALTALVSHGYVGADEVDGRIATLREQDPSSTGAQSALRVQAARPDAQAKRQAFDAAVGTELSNLESRFTLEGLTWPGSDELLAEFNEEFFAVVTRVWNDQVSEIAQRTINALYPYWDVSEEGLERAERFLASTPSAGLARLIVENKDRVARALRLRAIDAQAS comes from the coding sequence ATGACGTCTACCAATCTCACCCGTACGGAAGCCGTCGCGCGCGCGGCGCTGATCACCGTCGAGCACTATGACATTTCCCTTGACTTAAGCGATAACTGTGGGGCGTCTGACTCCCCGCACCGCACCGCGACCTTCCCCTCCACCACAACGGTGACCTTCACCGCGCGCGAGGCCGGAGACACGTTCATTGACCTGCGCGCCACCGCCCTCGAGTCGGCCACGTTGGATGGTACGGACATCACCCCGGCCGGCGACTACGACGAGGAGCATGGCCTGGCGCTGACCGGCCTGACGGCGGGAACCCACGAGCTGACGGTGACCGCCCAGTGCGTCTATTCGCGCTCTGGCCAGGGCCTGCACCGTTTTGTGGACCCCGCCGACGATGAGACCTACCTGTACACCCAGTTTGAAACCGCGGACGCCAAGCGCATGTTCGCCTGCTTTGACCAGCCGGACATGAAGGCCACCTACGCGCTGAGCATCACGGTCCCGGAGCACTGGACGGTCATTTCCAACGCCGCCCAACAGGTCAGCGAGCCGGAAAACGGCACCCGCACGCACACCTCCACCATTGACTACCAGCTGTCCACCTACCTGGTGGCCGTGTGCGCGGGGCCCTACCACGAGGTGCGCGACCAGTGGGACGGCGAGCTGACCCACCACCCGGAGACGCCGGAGGATCAGCCCACTGAGCTCTCGGTCCCGCTGGGCTTGTACTGCCGGCAGTCGCTGGCCCAGTACTTGGACTCAGACCGGCTATTCACGGAGACCAAGCAGGGCTTTGACTTCTACCACCGCAACTTTGGCGTGGCCTACCCCTTTAACAAGTATGACCAGGTCTTCTGCCCCGAGTACAACATGGGCGCCATGGAGAATGCCGGGTGTGTGACCATTCGGGATGAGTACGTCTTTTCCTCCAAGGCCACGCACTATCGCTATGAGCGGCGCGCGGATACGGTGCTCCACGAGCTGGCCCACATGTGGTTCGGGGACTTGGTGACCATGCGCTGGTGGGATGACTTGTGGCTCAATGAGTCCTTTGCCACCTGGTCGGCGGCGATCTCCCAGGCGGAGGAGACGGCTTATGACACCGCGTGGGTGACCTTTGCCAACGTGGAGAAGGCGTGGGCCTACCAGCAGGATCAGCTGCCATCGACGCACCCGGTGTCCACGGATGCCTCCGATCTGGAGACGGTGGAGCAGAACTTTGATGGCATCACCTATGCCAAGGGCGCGAGCGTGCTCAAGCAGCTGCAGGCCTATGTGGGTCGGGAGAATTTCTTTGCCGGGGTGCGCCGCCACTTTGCCGCCCACCGCTGGTCCAACGCCACGTTCGAGGATCTGCTTAAGGCCCTGGAGGCCGCTTCCGGCCGGGACCTGTCTGATTGGGCCGGCCAGTGGCTCAAGACCACGGGTATTTCGCAGCTGTCCCCGGATTTTGCGGTCACCGACGGCCACTACTCGTCCTTTGCGGTCACCCAGGGCGGCGACGTTCGCACGCACCGCATTGCGGTGGGCTTGTATTCGCTTAGCGACGCCGCCGTCACCCGCACCCAGCGCGTCGAACTGGATGTCACGGGCCCGCGCACCGAGGTGCCCGAGCTGGTGGGCGCCCCGGCCGCGGACCTGGTGTTGGTCAACGACGATGATCTGACCTACTGCCTGATGGGCCTGGATGAGGCCTCCAAGGATTTCCTGCTGGCACACATCGCCGAGATCTCTGACCCCATGGCGCGCACGCTGTGCTGGTCTGCGGCCTGGGAGATGACCCGGGCGGGCCAGCTTCCCGCCCGTGAGTTCGTGGCCTTGGTGGCCCGGGGCGCGCAGGCGGAAACGCAGCTGGCCGTGCTGGAGAAGATTCTGGCGCAAGCCGCCACGGCGGTGTCGCGCTATGCGGATCCGCAGTGGGCGCACACGACCGGGCGCGACCTGCTGGCGAACGCCCTGTTGGATGGTGCCCAGAATGCCGAGCCGGAGGCCGCGCTCATCTTCGCGCGCCAGCTCGCCGCAGTGGAGCTCAACGACGCCGCCGCCGAGTTCCTGACCGGCCAGCTCGACGGCACGGACAGCGACAATGAGCAGCGCTGGCTCGCGCTGACCGCCCTGGTCTCCCACGGGTATGTGGGTGCCGATGAGGTGGACGGGCGCATCGCCACCCTGCGCGAGCAGGACCCCTCGTCGACCGGCGCGCAGTCCGCGCTGCGAGTCCAAGCTGCCCGCCCGGATGCGCAGGCCAAGCGCCAGGCCTTCGACGCCGCGGTGGGCACCGAGCTGTCCAACCTGGAATCCCGCTTTACCTTGGAGGGCCTGACTTGGCCGGGATCGGACGAGCTGCTGGCAGAGTTCAACGAGGAGTTCTTCGCGGTGGTCACCCGGGTGTGGAACGACCAGGTCTCCGAGATCGCCCAGCGCACCATCAACGCGCTCTACCCCTACTGGGATGTCTCCGAGGAAGGCCTGGAGCGTGCTGAGCGCTTCTTAGCATCCACGCCCTCCGCCGGTCTGGCGCGTCTGATTGTGGAAAACAAGGACCGGGTGGCGCGCGCGCTGCGGCTGCGTGCCATCGACGCGCAGGCGAGCTAG
- the crtI gene encoding phytoene desaturase family protein, translating to MSSVSVIGGGIAGIATAALLARHGHQVTVCERGSELGGRMGTLSIDGFRFDTGPSWYLMPEAFEHYFAHFGTTPQQEFGLTRLDPAYQIFSGNSPAAPALSVRTGHAEELFESIDPGSGARLHAYLDSAALTYNLALRHFLYTTFTRPRDFLVPEIAGHLPRLASLLTRPLSTKAAAVTRHPVLRKILEYPAVFLSSRPEAIPSLYHLMSHTDLTQGVFYPTGGFYAVVESIARLATQHGVRVLTDCEVTGIDVAGSRARGLHTSAGYVPADYVVSAADLHHTETALLPRAARSYPERWWARRDPGPSTVLVMLGVRGSLNQLSHHNLLLSEDWRPDFDAVYSGAWPRYSQSIYVCRPSATDPTVAPAGYENLFVLVPVPADPGYGATEQVAQAVVDQLGRRIGVPDLARRVVVRSVRGPGDFHERYHAWQAGAIGPAHTLRQSAFLRGSNASRRVRNLFYSGGTTLPGVGVPMCLISAENILERIPSATPVIG from the coding sequence ATGAGCAGCGTCAGTGTCATCGGCGGCGGGATCGCCGGCATAGCCACCGCAGCGCTGCTCGCCCGCCACGGCCACCAGGTCACCGTGTGCGAACGCGGCTCCGAGCTCGGCGGCCGCATGGGCACCTTGAGCATCGACGGCTTCCGCTTCGACACCGGGCCCAGCTGGTATCTCATGCCGGAAGCCTTCGAGCACTACTTCGCGCACTTTGGCACCACCCCCCAACAGGAATTCGGGCTGACCAGGCTGGACCCGGCGTACCAGATCTTCAGCGGCAACTCGCCCGCGGCGCCGGCGCTGTCCGTGCGCACCGGGCATGCTGAAGAACTCTTCGAGTCCATCGACCCCGGATCCGGCGCGCGCCTGCACGCCTACTTGGACAGCGCCGCGCTGACCTACAACCTGGCGCTGCGCCACTTCCTCTACACCACCTTCACCCGGCCCCGGGACTTCCTTGTCCCCGAGATCGCCGGCCACCTGCCTCGCCTGGCCAGCCTGCTCACCCGGCCGCTATCTACCAAAGCGGCCGCGGTTACCCGCCACCCCGTGCTGCGCAAGATCCTGGAATACCCGGCGGTGTTCCTCTCCTCGCGCCCGGAGGCCATTCCGTCCCTCTACCACCTGATGAGCCACACGGACTTAACCCAGGGGGTGTTCTATCCCACCGGCGGCTTCTATGCGGTGGTGGAATCGATCGCCCGCTTGGCCACCCAGCATGGGGTGCGGGTGCTCACGGACTGTGAAGTCACCGGCATTGACGTCGCGGGATCGCGCGCCCGGGGCCTGCACACCAGCGCGGGCTACGTGCCTGCGGACTATGTGGTCTCCGCCGCTGACCTTCACCACACGGAGACGGCGCTGCTGCCGCGGGCTGCGCGCAGCTACCCGGAGCGGTGGTGGGCGCGGCGAGACCCGGGCCCGTCGACGGTGTTGGTCATGCTGGGGGTGCGCGGCAGCCTCAACCAGTTGAGCCACCACAACCTGCTGTTGAGTGAGGATTGGCGCCCGGATTTTGATGCGGTCTACTCCGGAGCGTGGCCGCGGTATTCCCAGTCGATCTACGTGTGTAGGCCTTCAGCGACGGATCCCACGGTTGCGCCGGCGGGATACGAAAACTTGTTCGTCTTGGTTCCGGTGCCGGCGGACCCGGGATATGGGGCCACCGAGCAGGTTGCTCAGGCGGTGGTGGACCAGCTTGGGCGGCGCATCGGGGTGCCCGACCTGGCGCGGCGCGTGGTGGTGCGGTCGGTGCGCGGGCCGGGGGATTTTCATGAGCGTTATCACGCGTGGCAGGCCGGTGCGATTGGCCCGGCGCACACGTTGCGGCAGTCTGCATTTTTACGCGGTTCGAACGCGTCGCGGCGCGTGCGCAATCTTTTTTATTCAGGCGGGACCACTCTTCCGGGCGTAGGCGTACCCATGTGTTTAATTTCTGCGGAAAATATCCTGGAGCGAATCCCCTCAGCTACCCCCGTAATTGGGTGA
- a CDS encoding dipeptide ABC transporter ATP-binding protein, which translates to MATHRGLTITDLHVSYGTQPAVQGIDLAVRPGEVTAIVGESGSGKSTTALAAIGLLPAGARVTSGSIRLDGEELTTLSRRRWRTVRGRRVGFIPQDTNNSFNPVRTVGSAVEEALSIHRVGTPQQRRRQALDLLERVGIDDPERRFHQYPHELSGGMRQRALIAAAVAPRPELLIADEPTSALDVTVQKTILDLLDEMRAELDLGVLLITHDLAVAGDRADHVVVMRRGHVRESGLATAVLTDPKDSYSRQLLADAPSLSTPVRPRTAPPAQEEPLLKVSGLTQRFGEFTAVDGVDLTVQRGHTHAIVGESGSGKTTTGRALAGLRAPTEGTITLAGQPVRAGERDLRRHVQLVYQNPYSSLDPRRSIAASIAEPLSNLTRLSRARRAAKVAEFLELVALDPALGSRRPKQLSGGQLQRVAIARAMIVEPELVILDEAVSALDVTVQAQILELLERLQQELGLTYVFISHDLAVVRHIADSVSVMRRGKIIEDGTTAQVFDHSEHPYTQALIEAIPGRNYRAGTLNLGL; encoded by the coding sequence ATGGCCACACATCGCGGCTTAACCATTACTGACCTCCACGTTTCCTACGGCACCCAGCCGGCCGTCCAGGGCATTGACCTAGCGGTCCGGCCCGGGGAAGTCACCGCCATCGTGGGGGAGTCCGGGTCCGGAAAGTCCACCACCGCCCTGGCGGCCATCGGGCTGCTGCCGGCCGGCGCCCGGGTGACCTCCGGGTCCATCCGCCTCGACGGCGAGGAACTGACCACCCTGTCGCGGCGGCGGTGGCGCACCGTGCGCGGGCGGCGCGTCGGGTTCATCCCGCAGGACACCAACAACTCCTTCAACCCCGTGCGCACGGTCGGCTCCGCGGTGGAAGAGGCGCTGAGCATCCACCGCGTAGGCACGCCGCAGCAGCGGCGTCGGCAAGCCCTGGACCTGCTCGAACGGGTGGGCATTGACGATCCCGAGCGCCGCTTCCACCAGTACCCCCACGAGCTGTCCGGCGGGATGCGCCAGCGCGCGCTCATCGCCGCCGCCGTCGCGCCACGCCCGGAACTGCTCATCGCCGATGAGCCCACCTCCGCGCTGGATGTGACCGTGCAAAAGACCATCCTGGACCTCCTCGACGAGATGCGCGCCGAGCTCGACCTGGGCGTGCTGCTAATCACCCATGACCTGGCCGTTGCCGGCGACCGCGCTGATCACGTGGTGGTCATGCGCCGCGGGCACGTGCGCGAATCAGGACTCGCCACCGCGGTGCTCACCGACCCGAAGGACTCCTACTCGCGCCAACTGCTTGCCGACGCCCCCTCCCTCTCCACCCCCGTGCGCCCCCGCACCGCCCCACCCGCGCAGGAAGAACCCCTGCTCAAGGTCAGCGGACTGACCCAACGCTTCGGCGAATTTACCGCCGTCGACGGCGTAGACCTGACCGTGCAGCGCGGCCACACCCACGCCATCGTGGGGGAGTCCGGTTCCGGGAAGACCACCACAGGCCGGGCGCTGGCCGGGCTGCGCGCCCCCACGGAAGGCACGATCACCCTGGCCGGGCAGCCGGTGCGCGCCGGCGAGCGCGACCTGCGCCGCCACGTCCAACTGGTCTACCAAAACCCCTACTCCTCCCTGGACCCGCGCCGCAGCATCGCAGCCAGTATCGCCGAGCCGCTGAGCAACCTCACCCGCCTGTCCAGGGCGCGCCGGGCCGCCAAGGTTGCCGAGTTCCTCGAGCTGGTGGCCCTTGACCCCGCCCTGGGCAGCCGGCGCCCGAAGCAACTGTCCGGCGGGCAGCTGCAACGCGTGGCCATCGCCCGGGCGATGATCGTCGAGCCGGAGCTTGTCATCCTCGACGAGGCAGTCTCCGCGCTCGACGTGACCGTGCAGGCCCAAATCCTGGAACTGCTCGAACGCCTCCAGCAGGAGCTCGGCCTGACCTACGTGTTTATCTCCCACGACCTGGCAGTGGTGCGCCACATCGCCGACTCCGTCTCCGTGATGCGACGCGGCAAGATCATTGAAGACGGCACCACCGCACAGGTCTTTGACCACTCCGAACACCCCTACACGCAGGCTCTCATTGAGGCCATCCCGGGGCGCAACTACCGCGCCGGCACCCTCAACCTGGGCCTGTAG
- a CDS encoding alkylhydroperoxidase domain protein, whose protein sequence is MTVDIIDTLVANPQVADLRAARPAARANAQAAYDALVAPDPSAPTTAEFSLAERAVVAAEVFPDPFYLDRAAQVQADPARLDPALDWVRLLVHAPARTTKDHIAALTQAGWSSEGIVSLGQLVGFLSFQQRVVHGLRALAGAPSAAFPQAVTYPGSPTPPQFLRQPMAWNPWVDPVRKADLTPEQTAALIKPERADMPYFRMLARDPAALAARTKVDMDIFYNTDGGLGRAERELAATVTSRSNGCPYCASVHSARTVEEGGDAGDVDKLLEEGPHTHLETAGWEEIRRAALALTAVPATFGDAEISALRASGLDDHAIVDVINAVAFFNWANRLMLSLGEGRYFKHRR, encoded by the coding sequence ATGACCGTTGACATCATCGATACCCTCGTGGCCAACCCGCAGGTCGCCGACCTGCGCGCGGCCCGACCCGCCGCCCGCGCCAACGCGCAGGCAGCCTATGACGCCCTCGTGGCACCCGACCCAAGCGCCCCCACCACAGCCGAGTTCAGCCTGGCCGAGCGTGCCGTCGTCGCCGCCGAGGTTTTCCCGGACCCCTTCTACCTCGACCGGGCAGCACAGGTGCAGGCTGACCCCGCCCGCCTCGATCCCGCCCTGGACTGGGTGCGCCTGCTCGTCCACGCCCCCGCCCGCACCACCAAGGATCACATAGCGGCGCTGACACAGGCCGGCTGGAGCTCCGAAGGCATAGTCAGCCTGGGCCAGCTCGTCGGCTTCCTCAGCTTCCAGCAGCGCGTCGTCCACGGCCTGCGCGCGCTCGCCGGCGCCCCCAGCGCCGCCTTCCCCCAGGCCGTCACCTACCCCGGCTCCCCGACACCGCCGCAATTCCTGCGCCAACCCATGGCGTGGAACCCCTGGGTAGACCCGGTGCGCAAGGCGGATCTCACCCCGGAACAAACCGCCGCCCTGATCAAACCCGAGCGCGCCGACATGCCCTACTTCCGCATGCTCGCCCGCGACCCTGCGGCCCTGGCGGCGCGCACCAAGGTAGACATGGATATCTTCTACAACACCGACGGCGGACTGGGCCGCGCGGAGCGGGAACTGGCCGCCACGGTGACCTCCCGCAGCAACGGCTGCCCCTACTGCGCGTCGGTGCACTCGGCGCGCACGGTAGAAGAAGGCGGTGACGCGGGGGACGTCGATAAGCTCTTAGAAGAAGGCCCCCACACCCACCTGGAGACCGCCGGATGGGAGGAGATCCGCCGCGCAGCGCTCGCGCTGACCGCCGTGCCAGCCACCTTCGGGGACGCAGAAATCAGTGCGCTGCGCGCGAGCGGCCTGGATGACCACGCGATCGTGGACGTCATCAACGCAGTGGCGTTTTTCAACTGGGCAAACCGACTGATGCTCAGCCTAGGCGAAGGCCGCTATTTCAAGCACAGGCGCTAA
- a CDS encoding phytoene/squalene synthase family protein codes for MQASEKTVFDRMSRRAAAAVIAEYSTSFSLATRLLGRRIRQDICALYAVVRIADEIVDGAAQAHLADPETELRAYQQAVLNAPQRTFHTDPVLHAYARMARRCQLDPAHMDAFFASMRTDLTQTRHTATSLDGYIYGSAEVIGLMCLTIFFGHPVADPELTRGARRLGAAFQQVNFLRDKADDATRLGRDYLPAALTHADKDALVASVRADLALARQAARRLPTGARLGVRVATGLYEELVNRLDATPPAAVTARRVRVPGPAKARVLVRELIGDIHDQATTVTEAARAAEAAEATGRQDGHPRTQRSTP; via the coding sequence GTGCAGGCGAGCGAGAAGACGGTCTTTGACCGGATGAGTAGGCGGGCGGCGGCGGCCGTCATCGCCGAATACTCCACCAGCTTCTCCCTGGCCACCAGGCTGCTCGGGCGCCGAATCCGCCAGGACATCTGCGCCCTGTACGCCGTGGTGCGCATCGCCGATGAGATCGTCGACGGCGCCGCCCAAGCGCACCTGGCAGACCCAGAAACCGAACTGCGCGCCTACCAACAGGCCGTCCTCAACGCCCCGCAGCGCACCTTCCACACCGACCCGGTCCTCCACGCCTACGCGCGCATGGCGCGGCGCTGCCAACTCGACCCCGCCCACATGGACGCCTTCTTTGCCTCCATGCGCACCGACCTGACCCAGACCCGCCACACCGCCACCTCCCTCGACGGCTACATCTACGGCTCCGCGGAAGTCATCGGCCTGATGTGCCTGACCATCTTCTTTGGGCACCCCGTCGCCGACCCCGAACTTACCCGCGGCGCCCGCCGCCTGGGGGCGGCGTTCCAGCAGGTCAACTTCCTGCGCGACAAGGCCGATGACGCCACCCGCCTCGGCCGGGACTACCTGCCCGCCGCGCTGACCCACGCAGACAAGGACGCCCTGGTAGCCAGCGTGCGCGCGGACCTCGCGTTGGCCCGGCAGGCCGCCCGGCGCCTGCCCACCGGGGCGCGCCTGGGGGTGCGCGTGGCCACCGGGCTCTACGAAGAACTCGTCAACCGCCTTGACGCCACCCCACCCGCCGCCGTCACCGCCCGGCGAGTCCGCGTACCCGGGCCGGCGAAAGCCCGCGTCCTGGTCCGCGAACTCATCGGTGACATTCACGACCAGGCCACTACAGTCACTGAGGCCGCCCGGGCCGCTGAGGCCGCCGAGGCCACCGGCCGCCAAGATGGCCACCCCCGCACCCAAAGGAGCACACCATGA
- a CDS encoding DUF4352 domain-containing protein, whose product MSQPNQPNQPDGSVPGAPGAPGAPAQQVVYVEKPKKPFYKRLGCMIPLGLVAVVVIAVAVNGGSKDSTPSTTAGNKSDSGASEPAAIGDTVHMKKADVTLSGVREQTDPLGGNQICADVSFVNTSDKDKLTLNGLTDWEAQDPNGVSRSLALGGSDYDAVDIAPGGSKDGVVCFDSDGLSGDYTFTFKEGLSFSNDSAQWKASL is encoded by the coding sequence ATGTCCCAGCCCAACCAGCCCAACCAGCCTGACGGTTCCGTGCCTGGCGCTCCCGGGGCTCCCGGCGCTCCCGCACAACAGGTTGTCTACGTAGAAAAACCCAAGAAGCCCTTTTATAAGCGGCTCGGGTGCATGATCCCGCTCGGCCTGGTTGCCGTGGTGGTCATCGCCGTGGCCGTCAACGGCGGCTCCAAGGATTCCACCCCGTCCACCACCGCAGGCAACAAGTCCGACTCAGGCGCCTCCGAGCCGGCCGCAATCGGCGATACCGTGCACATGAAGAAGGCCGACGTCACCTTAAGCGGCGTGCGCGAGCAGACCGACCCGCTGGGTGGCAACCAAATCTGCGCGGACGTCTCCTTTGTCAACACCAGCGACAAGGACAAGCTCACCCTCAACGGCCTGACCGACTGGGAGGCCCAAGATCCCAACGGGGTCAGCCGCTCGCTGGCCCTGGGTGGATCCGACTACGATGCCGTTGACATCGCCCCTGGCGGATCGAAGGATGGCGTGGTGTGCTTCGACAGCGACGGCCTGTCCGGCGACTACACCTTTACATTCAAGGAAGGCCTGAGCTTCAGCAACGATTCCGCCCAGTGGAAGGCCAGCCTCTAA
- a CDS encoding ribose-5-phosphate isomerase, whose translation MRVYVGADHAGFELKSAVVDHLTKAGHEVIDCGAFELDPEDDYPAFCIEAASRTVNDPGSLGIVMGGSGNGEQMAANKVKGARCALAWSEETARLAREHNNAQLIGLGGRMHSVDEALAIVDAFVEQPWSKAERHQRRIDILSNYERTGIAPSVSRPEAEA comes from the coding sequence ATGCGAGTTTATGTTGGAGCTGACCATGCAGGATTTGAGCTGAAAAGCGCCGTAGTGGACCATTTGACCAAGGCGGGCCATGAGGTTATTGACTGCGGAGCTTTCGAGTTGGATCCGGAGGATGATTACCCGGCATTTTGCATTGAGGCTGCCAGCCGTACGGTCAATGACCCGGGGTCGCTGGGCATCGTGATGGGCGGATCGGGCAATGGCGAGCAGATGGCCGCCAACAAGGTCAAGGGGGCGCGCTGTGCGTTGGCGTGGTCGGAGGAGACCGCGCGCCTGGCCCGCGAGCACAATAACGCCCAGCTCATTGGTTTAGGTGGACGGATGCACTCGGTGGATGAGGCGCTGGCCATCGTGGATGCGTTTGTGGAGCAGCCGTGGTCCAAGGCGGAGCGTCACCAGCGCCGCATTGACATCCTGTCCAACTATGAGCG
- a CDS encoding DsbA family protein, which yields MSTQAVTFWFDVSCPFCWQTSRWIKEVEKVRDITVDWVPMSLSVLNEGRDLDPAYMGKMKANWGPARVFAAVKTEHPDKVDELYTAMGTIVHPGGESAKGGYGAYKQVIADALEQVGLPEYAAVAETEDWDDALRAFHQGAMDAVGDEVGTPVIKLGDTAFFGPVITRVPTGEEAGSLFDAAVALSDYPYFFELKRTRTEDPQV from the coding sequence ATGTCCACGCAAGCCGTCACCTTCTGGTTCGACGTCTCCTGCCCGTTTTGCTGGCAAACCTCCCGCTGGATCAAGGAGGTAGAAAAGGTCCGCGACATCACGGTCGACTGGGTACCCATGTCCCTGTCCGTGCTCAACGAAGGCCGCGACCTCGACCCCGCCTACATGGGCAAGATGAAGGCCAACTGGGGCCCGGCACGCGTGTTCGCTGCGGTCAAGACCGAACACCCCGACAAGGTCGATGAGCTCTACACCGCCATGGGCACCATCGTCCATCCCGGCGGCGAGTCCGCCAAGGGCGGCTACGGGGCCTACAAGCAGGTCATCGCCGACGCCCTGGAGCAGGTGGGCCTGCCCGAATACGCCGCTGTTGCCGAAACCGAGGACTGGGACGACGCCCTGCGCGCCTTCCACCAGGGCGCCATGGACGCCGTGGGCGACGAGGTAGGCACCCCCGTGATCAAGCTGGGCGATACCGCGTTCTTTGGCCCCGTGATCACCCGCGTTCCCACCGGCGAGGAGGCAGGATCGCTTTTCGACGCCGCCGTCGCCCTGTCCGACTACCCCTACTTCTTCGAGCTCAAGCGCACCCGCACCGAGGATCCGCAGGTGTAA
- a CDS encoding exonuclease domain-containing protein, with translation MRPALRPFVAIDFETANETRRSACAIGLARFDETGQLTATATSLIRPHQDVFYFNPINTWVHGLTSNDVADAPEWNAMAQEVREFIGDAPLVAHNMGFDGSVLNHLTELYGTDPLPNRRLCTLRLARRLLAEQLDRKSLDNVYDYYFPGETFVHHEASADAEAAGRIFARMQDEHGYEELELLCPPTRARSRGIGGSAAHRSATLATAAELIDQIGATGTPLAGHRVVFTGTLQRATRATAQEVVTACGGQADKTLTRKTTMLVVGIPNPQSWREGQPGSSKMVKAAALREKGSPIMVVSEEEFFAQLAD, from the coding sequence ATGAGGCCCGCCTTGCGCCCCTTCGTTGCCATCGACTTTGAAACCGCCAATGAGACGCGCCGCTCAGCATGCGCCATCGGCCTGGCCCGCTTTGATGAAACCGGCCAGCTCACCGCCACGGCAACGAGCCTCATCCGCCCCCACCAGGACGTCTTCTACTTCAACCCCATCAACACCTGGGTCCATGGCCTGACCAGCAACGACGTTGCAGACGCCCCCGAATGGAACGCAATGGCGCAAGAGGTCCGCGAGTTCATCGGCGACGCCCCACTCGTGGCCCACAACATGGGTTTTGATGGCAGCGTTCTCAACCACCTCACCGAGCTCTACGGCACGGACCCGCTACCCAATCGGCGGCTATGCACGCTGCGCCTGGCCCGGCGCCTGTTGGCCGAACAGCTAGACCGCAAATCACTGGACAACGTCTATGACTACTACTTCCCCGGCGAGACCTTCGTCCACCATGAGGCCTCCGCGGATGCTGAGGCCGCCGGACGCATCTTTGCCCGCATGCAAGACGAGCACGGCTACGAGGAATTAGAGCTCCTGTGTCCCCCGACCCGCGCCCGGAGTCGAGGCATCGGCGGATCCGCGGCACATCGCAGCGCCACCCTGGCCACCGCGGCAGAACTCATCGACCAGATCGGCGCCACCGGTACTCCCCTGGCAGGACATCGCGTGGTTTTCACCGGGACCCTCCAGCGCGCCACCCGCGCGACCGCACAGGAGGTGGTCACCGCCTGCGGCGGGCAGGCCGATAAAACCCTCACTCGCAAAACCACCATGCTGGTGGTGGGGATCCCCAACCCACAATCGTGGCGAGAAGGCCAGCCAGGCTCCAGCAAGATGGTCAAGGCCGCCGCCCTTCGGGAAAAAGGCTCCCCCATCATGGTGGTCTCTGAAGAAGAGTTCTTCGCCCAGCTGGCTGACTAA